In Methanothermococcus thermolithotrophicus DSM 2095, one DNA window encodes the following:
- a CDS encoding type II toxin-antitoxin system RelE/ParE family toxin, whose product MKVLFRNSFAKDLEKVPMNVRKKIKNIIVDLQNTDNFFSMNLDVKKIKGYGNYYRFRVGQYRVGIEWNDDTVIFCRVLHRKSIYKYFP is encoded by the coding sequence ATGAAGGTTCTATTTAGAAATTCATTTGCAAAGGATTTGGAGAAAGTTCCGATGAATGTGAGGAAAAAAATAAAAAATATTATTGTAGATCTCCAAAATACTGATAATTTTTTTAGCATGAATTTGGATGTTAAAAAAATAAAAGGATATGGTAATTATTATCGTTTTAGAGTGGGACAATATAGGGTTGGGATTGAATGGAATGACGATACGGTTATTTTTTGTAGAGTGTTGCATAGAAAAAGCATTTATAAG